The following coding sequences are from one Xiphias gladius isolate SHS-SW01 ecotype Sanya breed wild chromosome 14, ASM1685928v1, whole genome shotgun sequence window:
- the atp1a2a gene encoding sodium/potassium-transporting ATPase subunit alpha-2 — translation MGRGSGAENGGKRKKKDRDLDELKKEVSLDDHKISLDDLGRRYGVELTRGLTNARAVEILARDGPNTLTPPPTTPEWVKFCRQLFGGFSILLWTGAILCFLAYSIQVALEDEPPNDNLYLGVVLAAVVIITGCFSYFQEAKSSRIMDSFKKMVPQQAMVIREGEKMHINAELVVQGDLVEIKGGDRIPADLRVISSSGCKVDNSSLTGESEPQTRSPEFTHDNPLETRNICFFSTNCVEGTAHGIVIATGDRTVMGRIATLASELEVRRTPINIEIEHFIHIITGVAVFLGMSFFILSLILGYTWLEAVIFLIGIIVANVPEGLLATVTVCLTLTAKRMAKKNCLVKNLEAVETLGSTSTICSDKTGTLTQNRMTVAHMWFDNQIHEADTTEDQTGLGFDKSSATWTSLSRVAGLCNRADFKAGQEHLPIQMRETAGDASESALLKCIEVCCGRVRDMRTRNPKVAEIPFNSTNKYQLSVHEVEDNPSGHILVMKGAPERILDRCSTIMIHGQEHPLDENWRDAFQNAYMELGGLGERVLGFCHFNLSPSQFPRGFTFDCDDTNFPTEQLCFLGLISMIDPPRAAVPDAVGKCRSAGIKVIMVTGDHPITAKAIAKGVGIISEGNETVEDIAERLNIPLSQVNPRDAKACVVHGSDLKDMSSEYLDDLLRNHTEIVFARTSPQQKLIIVEGCQRQGAIVAVTGDGVNDSPALKKADIGVAMGIAGSDVSKQAADMILLDDNFASIVTGVEEGRLIFDNLKKSIAYTLTSNIPEISPFLLFIIASVPLPLGTVTILCIDLGTDMVPAISLAYETAESDIMKRQPRNPRSDKLVNERLISMAYGQIGMIQALGGFFSYFVILAENGFLPHTLLGIRIKWDDREVNDLEDSYGQQWTYEQRKIIEFTCHTAFFASIVVVQWADLIICKTRRNSLFQQGMKNRILIFGLFVETALAAFLSYCPGMDVALRMYPLKILWWFCAFPYSLLIFIYDEVRKFILRRRPGGWVELETYY, via the exons GGCCTGACCAACGCCAGAGCAGTGGAGATTCTGGCCAGGGACGGTCCTAACACCCTGACTCCTCCCCCCACCACGCCGGAGTGGGTCAAGTTCTGCCGTCAGCTTTTCGGCGGCTTCTCCATCCTGCTCTGGACCGGTGCCATCCTCTGCTTCCTGGCCTACAGCATCCAAGTGGCCCTGGAGGACGAGCCGCCCAATGACAAC CTGTATCTGGGTGTGGTGCTGGCAGCCGTGGTGATCATCACTGGATGTTTCTCCTACTTCCAAGAGGCCAAGAGCTCCAGAATCATGGACTCTTTCAAGAAAATGGTGCCTCAG CAAGCCATGGTGATCCGGGAGGGGGAGAAGATGCACATCAATGCTGAGCTTGTGGTGCAGGGAGATCTGGTGGAGATCAAAGGGGGAGACCGCATCCCAGCTGACCTTCGAGTGATCTCCTCCAGCGGATGCAAG GTGGACAACTCCTCTCTGACGGGAGAATCAGAGCCCCAGACTCGCTCCCCAGAGTTCACGCACGACAATCCTCTGGAGACCCGCaacatctgtttcttttccacCAACTGTGTCGAGG GTACGGCCCACGGCATTGTTATAGCCACTGGGGACCGAACAGTGATGGGGCGCATCGCCACTCTGGCATCTGAGCTGGAGGTCCGCCGGACGCCCATCAACATCGAGATCGAACACTTCATCCACATCATCACGGGCGTGGCCGTCTTCCTGGGCATGAGCTTCTTCATCCTGTCACTCATCCTGGGCTACACCTGGCTCGAGGCTGTGATCTTCCTCATCGGCATCATCGTGGCAAACGTGCCTGAGGGACTGCTGGCTACTGTCACT GTGTGTCTGACTCTCACTGCCAAGCGAATGGCCAAGAAGAATTGTCTGGTGAAGAACCTGGAGGCCGTAGAGACTCTCGgctccacctccaccatctGCTCCGACAAGACAGGCACGCTGACCCAGAACCGCATGACCGTGGCCCACATGTGGTTCGACAACCAGATCCACGAGGCGGACACCACTGAGGACCAGACTG GTTTGGGTTTTGACAAGAGCTCTGCTACTTGGACTTCTCTGTCTCGCGTGGCCGGCCTGTGCAACAGAGCTGATTTCAAAGCCGGACAGGAGCACCTTCCCATCCAGATG AGGGAGACGGCGGGGGACGCATCAGAGTCAGCCCTGCTGAAATGCATCGAGGTGTGCTGTGGGAGGGTTCGTGACATGAGAACCAGAAACCCCAAGGTGGCAGAGATCCCCTTTAACTCCACCAACAAGTACCAG CTCTCTGTCCATGAAGTGGAGGACAATCCCTCTGGTCATATTCTGGTCATGAAGGGAGCGCCAGAGAGAATCTTGGACAG GTGCAGTACCATTATGATCCACGGCCAGGAGCATCCACTAGATGAAAACTGGAGAGATGCCTTCCAGAATGCCTACATGGAGCTGGGAGGACTGGGAGAGAGAGTGCTTG GCTTCTGCCACTTCAATCTGTCTCCATCCCAGTTCCCTCGAGGGTTCACCTTCGACTGCGACGACACGAACTTTCCCACCGAGCAGCTCTGCTTCCTGGGTCTCATCTCCATGATTGATCCGCCGCGTGCCGCCGTGCCTGACGCAGTGGGCAAATGCCGCTCTGCTGGTATCAAG GTGATCATGGTAACCGGTGACCACCCAATCACAGCCAAGGCCATCGCTAAAGGTGTGGGCATCATCTCTGAGGGCAACGAGACGGTTGAAGACATCGCCGAGAGGCTGAACATCCCTCTGAGCCAGGTTAACCCcag GGATGCCAAAGCTTGCGTTGTGCATGGCTCGGACCTAAAGGACATGAGCTCTGAGTACCTGGACGACCTGCTGAGGAACCACACTGAGATAGTGTTTGCTCGGACCTCTCCTCAGCAGAAGCTCATCATTGTGGAGGGCTGCCAGAGACAG GGGGCAATCGTGGCTGTGACAGGCGACGGTGTGAATGACTCTCCAGCCTTGAAGAAAGCCGACATCGGCGTTGCCATGGGGATCGCCGGCTCTGATGTGTCCAAGCAGGCAGCTGACATGATCCTGCTGGACGACAACTTTGCCTCCATCGTCACTGGAGTGGAGGAGG GTCGTCTCATCTTTGACAACCTGAAGAAGTCCATTGCATACACACTGACGAGTAACATCCCAGAGATCTcgcccttcctcctcttcatcatcgcCAGTGTTCCTCTTCCCCTGGGAACGGTGACCATCCTCTGCATCGACCTTGGCACTGACATG GTTCCAGCTATATCATTGGCCTATGAAACAGCGGAGAGCGACATCATGAAACGCCAACCAAGGAACCCCAGATCTGACAAGCTGGTCAATGAGCGACTGATCAGCATGGCCTATGGACAAATAG GTATGATCCAGGCTCTGGGTGGTTTTTTCTCCTACTTTGTGATTTTGGCTGAGAACGGCTTCCTCCCACACACCCTGTTGGGCATTCGCATCAAATGGGACGACCGCGAAGTCAACGATCTGGAGGATAGCTATGGCCAGCAGTGG ACCTACGAGCAGAGGAAGATCATCGAATTCACCTGCCACACCGCCTTCTTCGCCAGCATTGTGGTTGTCCAGTGGGCCGATCTCATCATCTGCAAGACCAGGAGGAACTCCCTCTTTCAGCAGGGCATGAA GAACAGGATCCTGATCTTCGGGCTGTTTGTTGAGACTGCTCTAGCTGCCTTCCTCTCTTACTGCCCCGGAATGGACGTTGCTTTGCGCATGTACCCCCTGAA GATCCTGTGGTGGTTCTGTGCCTTCCCATACAGTCTGCTCATCTTCATTTATGATGAGGTCCGTAAATTCATTCTGAGGAGGCGCCCTGGAG gTTGGGTGGAGCTGGAGACATAttattaa